TGAATGTGGTCCAAATGTAATTCAAGAGGCTTTTACGCTAAGCTCTCACTGGGAAATCAGTTCACATGTTTGCTGTTGACGAGGGCCAGAATCATTACACGGATGATTTAAAGATGGacctggaagaaaaagaaacttattTCAAGACTGTTTAATCTTTTTAGAAATGTAGAAATTCATCTTTAAGAGAGTAAAATGAATTTGGAAGTATTTGGGGTCTAGTTCTATTAgatcacttaaaataaaacaaaattagcaTGAAAGTAACCTTTtagtaagatataggagcttgttttaagtaaattattcctTAAAACTGAGAAAGAAGTTCcggttccattggcagattatttcacttaaaatacgTTTTGCcttcttataagtgaaataataagcCAATAgaataaaatttgtaaaaatcaataataagaattttatacttaaaacaagatcatATCTgtaaagttacttgttagttagttttgttttataagtGAACTAATAGAACTAGATGAAAAATACTTTGGTTAGATTTTACAAAGTGAAataagcacacaaacacacacacacgtgcgaGCGCACACTTGcgcccacccacccacacacacacccacaaacacacacccacacacacactcctgttTCCACTGTAAAGATCCTCATTAGTTATCTGTGAGTATGACGATATGCTgagtttttgtcttaaaaatgacattttaagtGCCAacagagggttttttttctttagaccttttctgcattcagaaataaataaatgtgaatgtaTTCTGATTTAACCAGTCACGTTTAAAGTCCCACTCACACAGCTCACATTTCACTGCAAAGGAATGTTTCTCCTTCCAGCCTGTTTTTACTTGAGGAAACCTCTGTGGTtcgttttcttttgtttcacatATCCCAGGTTGCCTGAACAGAATGGATGACCCGCTGCTTGAAAATGCTTGGCTCAGGGTTATAAAATGATAgccaaatgaaatgtttttcacatgCCTGCACAATGTCCTGTCTGCCGAGCCACGGAGAAACGGGGTTGCTGGTTTGCTCTGGGCTGACGTAAACAAAAGTAACGTAACTGAATCATTACACGAATGATTTAAAGATGGACCTGGAATGTCAGCAGTTGTCAGCCTGCATGTTGTTGTTACTGATTCACTTCAGCCTTggaaaatgagaaacatttcactttttattgtGAGAATGAATAAATCCACGTTTCTAATGTGTTAGCAGCACATTTAATACGGGTACCACAAAAAGGGAAATGTTCTCAGTGAAAAACTAAGGACACCCCGTTATTTAGTAGCTGGTAGAAAagttacacaataaaaaaattaaaagaaataatttgggtgttcatttttcaaagtcatagtTTCATCATGTTATTCCTACATTTATAAACATCGCAGtttctaacaaaatatttaatatatattaatatatatagcttgtgaatatttaattcacaagctaaatatttagtttacaaacaaaatatttagcttgaaaattaaatatttagttaggaagctaaatattttatttgcaaactaTAAATCTGGTttataatctaaatatttagctacaaattatatatttagtttccaaatgaaataattttaaaactaaatagttACCTTGCTAATATGTAGCTAGTAAGCTACATATCTAGTTAGCAACAAGCTAAATGTAAGTTGCTAGCCATATATTTTGCTTGCTAAACAAATATTTAGgtagaagctaaatatttagctactaTCCAAATTAGATTGCTGATAAGCGGAAgtggactatcaaaataaaagcggtGTTTTGCACGCTTCTCTATAAACTCTTGGTGCTGTCGAGACAAGTAGCGTTTTGCCCTCTAAATGTTGCTGTTGATCCATGAGTAACTGTTAAAACAGGATGTCTTATGTTTTCAGCTTGCTAGATGAAAATAATcgagaattaaatttttttgttaatattaatgttGTTAGCATAATattctgttaaaagaaaatgggTTTTATGACCTACTGCATGTTTTCTGTACTAAGAAATTAGTTAAGATACAAAAGCATCTAAATGTGataacatttgttttacttcatttgtaaaaaacaaaataatttaaatcactCTGTTGGTCTCAAACTCCCTCACCCACATCTTTAACTGCTTGTTTATATTCACTCTGCCACAAACGCTTTTGACTTAAATTGCCTTCCAATTAGTATTTAAAAGCCATCTAGTCCATCTTATTTTGCCTGCAGCTGTGACACTATGTGTTTAACTAAGTGAGCTTTAATTTCACAGCCTGTTTGGAGCCCCACACCATTCATCTTACAAAGAGACAGGATGGTGTTTAACTGTGAATCCTCAGCAGAGAACCAGGAAACACATATCAGTGATGATAATTAGATGTCTGATGGCAGGGCTGGCTTATTAGAGGGCTGTCATGGCGGCGGTGCGGAGGTTTGTGACAGTGAAAAGCTacttaaatattcattacacgGGCAACTCCCAGTACAGTGACTTTAATATAACAATAATTGCATCTCAGGGGGAGCCGGGTGCAGCAGCGGTGGGTTATTTGCATGCATGCTGAAGGGCTGTACGATACCAGGAAGTGACATTTGATTAGAAATTACAGGAAACAACAAGTGACCAACATTTAAAACTCAGAGGCTCAGAAAAAGCAACCATTTGAAAActgagctgaagaagaaaaGCTCAGAGAGAAATCTGTCGATCAGATGGActagttaaaaaagaaaatgtttgtttttaacaccaGTAATCACTTTGCTTTTTTCATATTATATGGAAAACTTTGTTCCAACTACCACAGGAGAAATATCTAAAGATAATCAGAATGTGACGCAGAGAAAGAGGATGGACGGAAAACAGagaataaaatttattaaaagacGGACGGACGAACGGATGGCTAGTTGGTTGGTGGAATATATGGTTGGAGGAatggttggttggatgtttggttggttggttagttggatggttggttggatgtttttttggttggttggatgaacggttggatggttggttaGTTGGATGTTTCtttggatgtttggttggatgtttggttagttggatgtttggttggatgtttctttggttggttggatgaaCGTTGGATGCCTGCTCTAACTGCTGGTCTCCTGTCAGCTCCTCTCTGTGCTGCAGTGGCTCAGTTAAAGCCCGGTCCGTGTCAGAGCAGCGTAGTGCGGCGGCGGCGAATCGTTCTGAGCGCCCTTGGTGGAAAACGACGCGTCAGCAGAACGTAAATCTGTGCGGCGCCTCGTCTGAACCGTCAGCGAAAAGCCTTCAACGGAGAATGAGCCGCGCCAGAGTGAGTCAGAGCAgcataattaaaacatttcccaccTGCTCTTTATCTgctgcctctgtgtgtgtgtgtgtgagtgtgtgtgtgtgtgcgtgaggaAGATTTGCTATTTCTAACCCACCTGTAGGCACAGAGAAATGGGGTCACACACCAACAATGTCGCTGTGACACGTTTCTCTCTGAACAACATGAGGCGACGGACGAACGGGGAAATGTCAGAAAATCAGGAGGGTTAAGTTGTTGTCAGCCCATGTAGAATATCAGAAAATgcaatatttcagcaaaatctttcacacagacagatgatctcagaggcattcttctttgaaaaattcaagatggccgccattgTCATCaaggaaaatgttgttttgcacTAAAACTGCCAATATTTATTGTAGTTCACTGTAACATGTCCTGAACGTCACCATTAGTCGTAAGTATTTTACAGATAATCAAATATCACATAATTGGATCCATAGAAATCATATTTACTGATAATTATTTGGTTTTCCATCATGGCCACAATATACATcatgaaaaattaatttttgcaCTAAAGTCACCATTTAGATTAACATGTTTGGAGTCAAATCATAGTCTATGTACTTTGAACCATGTAGAACCGTGTTTTTAACGGGATCAAAAGTTTATACAAGTCATAAAAataggaaacattttattggtttaaaagGCTGAAGTTGGGCGTCCATTTTGAAATTCAAGTGACTaatggaaaaaatgacaaacaacaTGAGGGGTGAGAATGGATATTTTTATGCTTGTATCcatacttgaaatatttttacagtaaagtaACTAATGTCATCACAGAGACACAGTTTCAACAGCCTCTTCCAGCTCTGAGTCCCCCATTATTCTTCCATAAGTTAATTACAGTAATTAAACTCCACGGCTAAACTCTTCCATGTAAGGTGAAGAAGCTCCAGGGAGATGATGAGtatgaaaaaaacacacattgcaCCTGGACTGGCTGTAAAACACAAGTCCAAACATCTGTGAAATGCGCTGAATGTTAATGAATTAACTTTTAATTGGATCTGAAGTGTCCCAGACGGTCCTGCAGTTAAAGTGGTACATGTAATTAAACGCTTAAAGCCCATTATGTGGGCTGTGATTACGTCTTTATTGGgaacaaaagtagaaaatggaGCTACGGCCTGGAAAATGAAGACGCTTGAGTTGTCATCAGTTTCACGGTTTCAAGTCAGAAACGGAAGACGACCGATGCTGCctgaatttaaagtaaaaataaaaaatactgaggtgtaaacagcattttatgCTAACTAATAAAATACATCGAGAGATTCATGAAACTGACACAACCAGTTAAATCTTGTCCACTGATTTGATTTGTCTGTttgcaaatcaaatcaaatcagaaaTGCTTTGTTCATCCAAAAAGCTGTGGACTGTGATGGAtctctggtagcagtcagtcttacaACGACTCAGAAgacgcctctgactgaagactgttacTCCACGACAGTCACATGACTGTCCTGACATGCTAACGGTTCCATTTCCAGGTAGGAGAGGAAATATCTCCCAGCAACATGTCCTGAATGACACCATCATCAAACaatgctaatccacctcatttgcttttgctgctcctttCTAGGTCACTTCCTGGTCCAGTGGTTAGAAAGATGAGCAGAGAAACAGATTCTGGGACCCGATGATCCATGAAACCGGCTTTCACGCTCCTCTGGGATTTAGGGTTTGTAGTTAGACGTACTAGTCAGCTGccctgttgtaaaaaaaaaaaaaaaaaagctataataAGTTGTTGCCATGCTTACACAACCTAACAATTATCCGAAAGTTAAAAAGTAGGAGCAAAACTTTTCCCTGgtgcacagcatccaaaaccgGAGGGAACAACGCTCCGaccaaaacaaatatgaaaaaaggtacaaaacaaacaaatcagaagGTAACAGAGTCActccagcatgatgctgccgctcTTCATCTCTTAAATGGTTTATAtaatttctgtaataaaaaaaactttcttcatATGTTCTCTAGTTTtctctgaaatatttagtttagaatttaaaatttagtttgcaaaataaatattttgttcataaactaaatatttagtttgaaagctaaatatttagctagttaGGAAACtagaaaactaaatatatgATTTCCTAACTAGATGTTTAGCTTCCTAACTAAATATGtaatttgaaagctaaatatttattttgtaaactaaatatttagccttcAAATTAATCAATAGTTAAGAATCTAAATGTTTAGtgactaaactaaatatttatttaagaactacagattaatttaaaagctaaaaatttagtttacaaactaaatacttagcttactaactaaatatttaacttgaaagcgaaatatttattttgtaaactaaatatttagccttcAAATTAATCATTATGAAGAATCTAAATGTTTAGtgactaaactaaatatttatttaagaactacagattaatttaaaagctaaaaatttagtttacaaactaaatacttagcttactaattaaatatttaatttgaaagctaaatCTTTAGTTTGTGAATtaaacatttgtaaatgtttgaataacatgataactttgaaaaatgaacaccAACAGTTTTTTCCCTTTATAACGGgctaaaaaacccaaaaatattagttaactttttattgtgtAACTTCACAAACACTGATTTCTGCATCTTTGCAGGaagatttgaaacatttaagttaaaCTGTCAACACTGTAACACCTTTGTGACGTCACACAGCATGTGGGTCAAACGCTGCGCTTTAATTTGAAAGGTATCGCGGAAAGGAAACACTCACGCCTGGTCCACCTTGACTTCGTCACATTGACCCAGTTTCATTCAAGAGCGCTCGCGCTGCTTGTCCGTTTGAATGCGCGGCGCGCGCGCGGCTGCTCAGCGAGCGCACCTTGCCACTTGCCTCTCGTGCGCCTCACAATGCTGGAAACCAAGTTTGCGTCCCCGCGATGAATCCGGCCAACGAGACCGAGAGAAGCGCGGACAGATACCTGTTCGCGGCTGGAACCTACAAACTTCTGGCGGTCGCCATCGGAACCATCGGAGTGTTCGGGTTCTGCAACAACGTGGCGGTGATTTTGCTCTACTGCAGGTTCAAGAGGCTCCGCACGCCCACCAATCTGCTGCTGGTCAACATAAGTTTGAGTGATTTTCTGGTGTCGGTCATCGGGATAAACTTCACGTTTGCGTCGTGCGTCAAAGGCAGGTGGATCTGGAGCCAGGCGACATGCGTCTGGGACGGATTCAGCAACAGCCTGTTCGGTGAGAAAATACACCCCATCtgtgaagaaatgttttcttaaaagaggtttttatcatttttatttttcatttatttttgctttaaaatgtcattaaaacacaattaatACCTTATAAACCATCGACCAGATATTGATTATACTCCTAATCGATAGATACTTTATTTAAGAGTCAACCACTAGATATACATACATCCACAACCATCCAAAATAGTACGAAATGCATAAtatattaaagttaatttactAAAATGTATTACAAGATATCGTCTTATATACaaaagaatttatttgtttgcaatTTTTTATGGATTTCTAATATTCTATAAAAAGGTCTGTAgagcaatttttaaattaaaacagctACATTTTATTATCACTATAGGGATCACTGCGTCATGCAGATGTAACCTTATTTAACAAGACATTGAATTGtttgttagcatttttaatgtatttctacaTAAAAGAGGCTGTGAatgctttttaattaaaactgagCATAGCATCATgttagttgttttatttaacaaaaagtagttgaattatttgtttatttgtactaTAGAGGTCATTGCATCGTGCAGATGTAATGCTTACTGTCTTGACAaaaatgaattgatttatttatttatactttttaatgtCTAATAATGTATAAAAAGGCTCAATAAAAGACCCTGAAAGCTTTTTTGATTAGAACTGAGCATCCAGCAACCTAAATGTTACCTTATCAGGAAGAGTTGCCTTTTTTGTGCATCTGACATCTCGTTGGGATGACACACGTTCCCACTCATTACCATAAGCAGAGCCGTATTTAATAATGAAGTGTGAACAGGCACTTTTTGGCTCCCACCACCGTTCGACCTCCAGCCCCAGAGGAAGGCTGAGTGATAACGAGCTCATTAGAAAAACCCTtctagccttttttttttgttttttgttgcattttcattttgggagtGCTGGACAGTTGCCCTCCACTCCTGTCATCCTGCCGTCCTTTAGCTGACATTGCATTGTGAGCCTGCAGGATGTGAGGAACACGTCTGCCTGCCTCTGTCAGCGCGCAGTACTGCAGCgacgtgtttgttttttggtttttttatctttcatgtTTGCATTTCAAACATGTCACAGGAGACATTGCGGATCAAACAGATGCAAAGTTGACGGTCACGTCGATTCTCGTACTGTACATCTTAATTCACCAGCAGGATATGGCAACCTGCTCTGGCCTACATTCACAAAATGAAGCAAACCTGGAAGATAATGAAAGtttaagctaaataaatgaGTGTTCACTCATAAATTAGCTGATAATCATCTATTCTTTTGTGTTACGATCCAAGGTCACACAGATTAAAGAGCTCCAAGAAAAGATGAGGTAGTGATGCTACATCTTAAAAAACTACGTTTGTAAAACTACAAAAGCTCTgagaaatctgatttatttatttcttgatgtttttctgaattCCTTGTCTTGTAATCTATATTTTTTCTTGACTTAAAGGTGTTGaatgatgtttttataaaaaaaaggaacttgTATACTTTACAGAAGGACTGaagtgattaatcatgattaatcgattagtgAAATAACCGTCAATGATGCTCGGAATGTatcactctgtgtgtaatgGGTTTCATTTGTTAAGTGTATTGGGATCCAGTAGATTTTTACTAAATCTGAGATATTTTAGTTAAAAagcacaaagataaaaataatccaagagtttttcagtcagttttgAAACACTAACAGATAAACGACTATCTACAAGATGAAAATCTATTTTCAATTAGGGCTGAAACCATTAATTGTGAATAGTCACGATTAACCATTCCATAATCGtcaattagttgacgattatgtcaaaactgtacaaaaaatttacacatttttcatttaagatgaagttttagcttcatctcgttcagtttctgttaaaaaaatcagttcCAGTTATTAATAGTTTCAGCCAAAATATGAATCAAAAGATTAGCTCTACACGCTATTGATGTTGAAttaagcagaaagggctgaacTTGCCACATCCTAGAAGCTTTAATCAAGCGTTAACTAAAGCAATGTTGTCGTATTTTAGACAacgaaatgtttattttcttatttaaaaattattttttatttgcatctttctaatattctacaaaaaatgctgaaaagcaAAATCTGCAGAATTGACCAATtcttttatccgattaatcatcagtATATACGATTgatcgattactgaaataatcgttagttgcagccctattTTAAAGTTGCCCCACGGCTTGCAGATGTGCTTCTTTTAAAAGTTGGAACAATCTGATGACAATCAAATCCGCTGCACTGACAGAAACAAGCCCTCCGCTAACTGTTGCTCTATGTTACGCTTCAGCTAGCTCAGCCTGTggtgaatgctaatgctagttagcattaCCACAGATAACGTCAGACAAACAGTTTTACCtttaacagtaagttgtttctctgccattagcacattgagcagtgagtacatgaggatgattgacagcattaagaccCACATGGACTCCTTTTGTCGCACAACCAGGTAattgttaacttcagttgttataaaaatgctatatagaTCAAAtacgacttaaaagaaatttgactttgatatttaacaccttgaaattgggcttctctCTTTAAAACGCAGCCTTCTGGAAGtaatcacaacatggctcctctgttaaccctttaacaacgttttttaTCAGAGTTTtttgagaagtagctcctataatgaactcagcagatgcacagttctaccaggtgtttgctaatcgctgctggctagtctgaaggagctgagtggagaagTTGCAGAAGCTAAtgagcttggaaactgcagttcAGAGGTGGAGCTGCACCCCAAGGCGGGGCTTCGTCCACCCGGCCGTTTTGGACAGCTGAGTGGTTTCTATGGAGATGAAAAGATTAATCAAACgttcatgaaaaaaatcaaagcaacactccaggtatgtttctgatgagagaatgaaaaagtagattttacatcatgctgcccctttaaaaaagctttaagaGTTGCCCTGAAATGACTGCTCGGTATTCGGTTTACATCAGAAGTGTcaaagtcattttcattttgggccaaatcaaaatcaTGAAtcctcttaaagggccggttgtgccagattGTGTTGTTAAaaccagatttggcccccggaccTTGAGTTTGATGACGACTGTGATGAAAGTCTGACCAAAGAGACGCTGAGTCGCCGCTCTTTCTCCTCCCAGGCATCGTCTCCATCATGACTCTGGCGGCTCTGGCTTATGAGCGCTACATCCGGGTGGTGCACGCCCAGGTGGTGAACTTTCCCTGGGCATGGCGGGCCATCGCCCACATCTGGCTGTACTCGCTGGCCTGGACGGGGGCGCCTCTGCTGGGCTGGAACCGCTACACGTTAGAGATCCACCAGCTGGGCTGCTCCCTGGACTGGGCGTCCAAAGACCCGAACGACGCCTCCttcatcctcttcttcctctttgcgTGTTTCTTCGTGCCCGTTGGCATCATGGTCTACTGCTATGGCAACATCCTTTATACAGTGAGAATGGTAAGGCTGCGGAcgatgtttttattgttttacaagaACGCACACCTTCTGCTCTGCTGGAATAAATTCTCCCTGCAGGTGACATTTCAACCATATTAAATTCCTAATTTTGATCCACCGTTGGTTCTCTAAAGCTGACATTTCAGAGCTTTTCTGGTTTTATGCTCTAATCCCAACAAATTGACAATAACGTCTGGCTCCTCAATACTCATTCTAGCACATAAAAcacactaaaaaaataaaaagcctaAAGTTagcctaaataaataaataaatctataattCTGAGTAGCAAAGACCATTAAATACTTGAAATAGTTACATCCTCATTAATATAGAAAcggaaataaatttgtttttaattaaattttagaaacagtgtttttgaaaaatatctaaatttttcaaaaaaattcaatcttcaaaaaccaaaaaatttgattaattgatgaAGTTAATCATTGCTCACTGCCAGTTTAAACGTTGTGATAAGGATTTCATCGTTATAGCAATGCTGGATGCAGTTTTGCATTAAAGCACAGGTTTCCTCCTGCCACTGTAACAACAATAACGGACCGAACTGGCAGAGCAGACAGCAGGAGAGATCCAAACTGAAATGGTCATTAAGCTCACAGTgagcagaagcagaaagaaaagaatccCAAACAGgcaaaaattgaaaatgatccAAATTACATCCAGACAAAAAGCAGGTGTGaagctttaaaatgtaacagGAGGGAAATAATGTGAATGAACAGTTGCAAAATggcaggaaggaaccagaatgAAGCTTTGACCAAACAAAGTAATTACATAAAAACTCATCATTCATCTTTATATAAGTACAATTATACAGCAAAGTCTGCTCTttcaaaaccaaacaagaaTCACTAAAAGCAGGGAGAAAATTTACCTTGGTAACAAGaactcttctgtaaaaataGCTTATTATTATGTAACTAAAATTATAGattgatattaaaataaacataaaacatgtgtATGTAACAAGTGTATGTTTTGCGCTTTGCATGCTTGCTTTAATCTAAAGCAGTACAAGAAAGCTTTGAAATTGTTCTctatttgtgttttcacaaatacaTTAAAGGTTCATAAATTATTTGACAGAATCTCTGTTTGGCATAGAGTAATTCAGATGTGGTCTGAACAGTCTAAATATGTAAGTTTTGATTTATAAATGTGGTTGAAACTCccttaaaaaaatactgaaatagcTATTTAATTAATCACAGCAATAAGTAATCACAACATTTCCACTGGGCACACCACAGGGGAGTGCCAATTAtgcaaaatttaattttttcttgtttttgtacttccatttgggtctcaactacttctaaaaacaaaccaagcatttaaaaaaatacacgtctggaaaatgagccgtttcaaaaacctccagatcgccaagtcacaaatcagcaggcacctcattgttacctagcaaccctagcagAGTTCcgtccgttacctagcaatccCAGCAGAGTTCCGTCTGTTATCTAGCAACCCAAACGgaactccagcatgtttggtcagctggttttacctctgtttgcgctgtacaatggctatcggaaaaagacaagtgttttgttgttgacttaaaatCCAGAAACCATttactgcattcttgttggttgtacaggaggctccacttctgcttttcaaagatgtatggttgtacaGCTGCGCatctatttgcagccattttcaggtgcgagtgtaaacgttgagttgggggctcGTGGCCGGCAGCAGCTTTctaggatttaaagtgacaagagaccCTAAAACGGCTCATTCTGACGAAAATCTTagtatctaagaatgattttgtggaaaaaaatataatgaacatgttttgtttaggccATTGAattatcctaacctgttcaaggaagcataataggtcccaCTTACaataagcaacagaaaaatcaaattGGGGTgatattttctgccttttgctGCCCTTCATGTCGTGCCGCCCAGGGCAGAGAGCCATTTC
The Xiphophorus hellerii strain 12219 chromosome 22, Xiphophorus_hellerii-4.1, whole genome shotgun sequence genome window above contains:
- the LOC116712724 gene encoding opsin-3-like, producing MNPANETERSADRYLFAAGTYKLLAVAIGTIGVFGFCNNVAVILLYCRFKRLRTPTNLLLVNISLSDFLVSVIGINFTFASCVKGRWIWSQATCVWDGFSNSLFGIVSIMTLAALAYERYIRVVHAQVVNFPWAWRAIAHIWLYSLAWTGAPLLGWNRYTLEIHQLGCSLDWASKDPNDASFILFFLFACFFVPVGIMVYCYGNILYTVRMLRSLQDLQTVQIIKILRYEKKVAAMFLLMISCFLVCWTPYAVVSMMEAFGRKAMVSPTVAIIPSFFAKSSTAYNPLIYVFMSRKFRRYFLQLLCSRLFHKISWLQQNLKERPLTPAERPVRPIVVSSACDSKDRPKKRVTFNSSSIVFIITSDNFQQFDVTSKAGDSSQVNVVQVRPL